Proteins co-encoded in one Nitrospirota bacterium genomic window:
- a CDS encoding pyridoxine 5'-phosphate synthase has protein sequence MAQLGVKVDHIATLRQVRGGVEPNVAAAALLAELGGADWIIAHLREDRRHIQDRDLYALQQVAPSRVTLEISLADRMLKFAVELRPARVTLVPEQPMELTTEAGLDMIGKRDVVAHAASTLVQAGIPVTLLIQPLVDDVKACHRLGHPGLSVELNATPYRSAKTPADRRSWEEQIATTAKLAFKLGIPVQVGHGLTADAIRALAAVPEITQFNVGHALVARAALVGVEQAVREMKAAAAVTK, from the coding sequence ATGGCGCAACTGGGAGTCAAAGTCGATCATATCGCCACGCTCCGCCAGGTTCGCGGGGGCGTGGAACCAAACGTGGCGGCGGCCGCTCTGTTGGCGGAGCTCGGTGGAGCCGACTGGATCATCGCGCATCTCCGGGAGGACCGACGCCACATCCAGGATCGCGACCTGTACGCGCTGCAACAGGTGGCGCCGTCCCGCGTCACGCTGGAAATCTCTCTCGCGGATCGGATGCTCAAGTTCGCCGTGGAGCTGCGGCCGGCGAGGGTCACGTTGGTTCCCGAGCAGCCCATGGAGCTGACCACCGAGGCGGGGCTGGATATGATCGGCAAACGCGACGTCGTGGCCCACGCCGCCTCGACACTGGTGCAAGCGGGCATCCCGGTCACGCTCCTGATCCAGCCCTTGGTCGATGACGTGAAGGCCTGCCACCGCTTGGGCCACCCGGGCTTGTCGGTGGAACTCAACGCCACGCCGTATCGATCCGCCAAGACGCCGGCCGACCGACGGTCGTGGGAGGAACAGATCGCCACCACCGCAAAACTCGCCTTCAAATTGGGCATACCAGTGCAGGTCGGCCACGGATTGACCGCCGATGCGATCCGCGCGCTGGCCGCGGTGCCGGAGATCACCCAGTTCAACGTGGGACACGCGCTGGTGGCGCGGGCCGCGCTGGTCGGCGTGGAGCAGGCGGTTCGGGAGATGAAAGCCGCCGCCGCGGTCACCAAATGA